A region from the Prionailurus viverrinus isolate Anna chromosome E2, UM_Priviv_1.0, whole genome shotgun sequence genome encodes:
- the LOC125152400 gene encoding zinc finger protein 543-like isoform X2 translates to MTSRAPGYSQLGQGKSQDRPSEMLEGQLEPGTDPLMEKLPGNAKPEHDGLGTDDSLYSRIVQEPIPAGHVLHERDSRGPLKDPLIREGRRPYKCAECGKVFTKNCFLVRHEQVHTGVKPYECTECGKTFSKSTHLLQHHMIHTGERPYECMECGKAFNRRSHLTRHQRIHTGEKPYKCSECGKAFTHRSNLVLHNRSHTGEKPFVCKECGKAFRDKTGFLRHYIIHTGEKPFECLECGKAFNRRSHLTWHQQIHSGVRPFECNECGKAFCDSTDLIQHYVIHTGEKPYKCLECGKAFYRRSHLKQHQRSHTGEKPYVCSECGKAFTHCSTFILHKRAHTGEKPYECKECGKAFSNRSDLIRHFSIHTEEKPYECMECGKAFNRRSYLTRHQRIHSGEKPYECVQCGKAFCQRANLIRHAIIHTGEKPYECSECGKAFTYCYTFILHKRAHIGEKPFECQQCGKAFSTRKDLIRHVSIHAGEKPYECMECGKAFNRRSGLTRHQRIHSGEKPYECAECGKSFCWSTSLIRHSVIHTGEKPYECSECGKAFSRSSSLTQHQRIHTGRHPVSGSTAEVGRPFTNGQSLVTL, encoded by the coding sequence ATGACTTCACGAGCCCCAGGGTACTCCCAGCTTGGGCAAGGCAAGAGTCAGGATAGGCCATCAGAAATGCTGGAAGGCCAGTTGGAACCAGGAACAGACCCCCTGATGGAAAAGCTCCCTGGAAACGCGAAGCCCGAACATGATGGTTTAGGGACAGATGATAGTCTATACTCAAGGATTGTACAGGAGCCGATCCCTGCGGGACATGTCCTCCATGAACGTGACTCACGGGGACCACTGAAAGATCCCTTGATTCGTGAAGGGAGACGTCCCTATAAGTGTGCGGAATGCGGGAAAGTGTTTACCAAGAACTGCTTTCTTGTTCGACATGAGCAGGTCCACACTGGAGTGAAGCCCTATGAATGCACCGAGTGCGGGAAAACTTTTAGCAAGAGCACACACCTCCTCCAGCACCACATGATCCACACGGGGGAGAGGCCCTACGAGTGCATGGAGTGCGGGAAGGCCTTCAACCGCAGGTCGCACCTCACGAGGCACCAGCGGAttcacactggggagaagccTTATAAGTGCAGTGAGTGTGGAAAGGCCTTCACCCACCGCTCCAATTTAGTCTTGCATAACAGGagccacactggagagaaaccctttGTGTGCaaagaatgtggaaaagccttccGAGATAAGACAGGTTTCCTTCGACACTACATCATCCACACAGGAGAGAAGCCCTTCGAGTGCCTGgagtgtgggaaggccttcaACCGCCGCTCACACCTCACGTGGCACCAGCAGATTCACAGTGGAGTGAGACCCTTTGAATGCAacgaatgtgggaaagccttttgCGACAGCACAGACCTCATTCAGCACTATGTCATCCACACGGGGGAGAAGCCCTACAAGTGCCTGGAGTGTGGGAAGGCCTTCTACCGCCGGTCACACCTCAAGCAGCACCAGCGGAGTCACACCGGCGAGAAGCCCTATGTGTGCAGTGAGTGCGGAAAGGCCTTCACCCACTGCTCCACTTTCATCTTGCACAAAAGGGCCCACACCGGAGAAAAACCCTACGAGTGcaaagaatgtgggaaagcctttagcaATCGGTCAGACCTCATCCGACACTTCAGCATCCACACTGAGGAGAAGCCCTATGAGTGCATGGAGTGCGGGAAGGCCTTCAACCGCCGCTCATACCTCACGAGGCACCAGCGGATTCACAGTGGAGAGAAGCCCTATGAGTGCGTGCAGTGTGGCAAAGCCTTTTGCCAGAGGGCAAACCTCATTCGACACGCCATCATCCACACCGGGGAGAAGCCCTATGAGTGCAGTGAGTGTGGAAAGGCCTTCACCTACTGCTACACTTTCATCTTGCACAAAAGGGCCCACATTGGAGAAAAACCTTTTGAGTGCCAacaatgtgggaaagcctttagcaCTAGGAAGGACCTCATCCGACATGTCAGCATTCACGCTGGGGAGAAGCCCTACGAGTGCATGGAGTGCGGGAAGGCCTTCAACCGCCGCTCGGGGCTCACGAGGCACCAGCGGATTCACagtggagagaaaccctatgaatgtgcCGAGTGTGGGAAATCCTTCTGCTGGAGCACAAGCCTCATCCGACACTCCGTCATCCACACCGGGGAGAAGCCCTATGAATGCAGCGAGTGTGGAAAGGCCTTCAGTCGCAGCTCCTCCCTCACTCAGCATCAGAGGATTCATACTGGGAGACACCCCGTCAGTGGCAGCACAGCAGAAGTGGGGAGACCCTTCACGAATGGGCAGTCCTTGGTCACCCTCTAA